The following coding sequences lie in one Manis pentadactyla isolate mManPen7 chromosome 19, mManPen7.hap1, whole genome shotgun sequence genomic window:
- the FCRLB gene encoding Fc receptor-like B, which translates to MGRRSSDVSQYLAVNTGHLLSFPRPMPAHLHGSAAAAGTSATWALAALLLLVPSSGQAGFSFPCDPLPSTPATLEKPILSLHPPWTTIFKGERVTLQCDGYHPLLLEVRPISTLWYLGHLLLPSHKKSIEVQTPGVYRCQTRGAPVSDPIHLSVSNDWLILQVPYAAVFEGEPLVMRCRGWYDKVVYKLHYYHDGQAVRYFHSSANYTVPQARASDSGRYQCSGTMRIPVESAPMFSAKVAVTVQELFPAPVLRVLGGEEARGGVVVRCHTRPHPQKRDTPLQFAFYKYSRAVRRFAWGAEYTVPEPEAEELDSYWCEAATATRSVRKRSPWLQLSGRGSALDLASTTAPTPQAAALAPGNKPLSFRKPSVSISAPSVTSVPNTTSAGLQLPAGRASTAGPPACAPPTPMDHSAGALKPDVGLLLREMHLLQGLLSQVALELKGPQAFPEHRGTLETPTSRFAVRPGTPRTATVES; encoded by the exons ATGGGCAGGAGAAGCAGCGATGTCTCCCAGTACCTGGCCGTCAACACTGgccacctcctctccttcccccgtCCCATGCCAGCACATCTCCATGGTTCTGCAGCTGCTGCAGGGACGTCCGCCACGTGGGCCCTGGCAGCCCTCCTGCTCCTGG TTCCAAGCAGTGGGCAAGCTG GATTCTCTTTTCCATGTGaccccctcccctccaccccagctaCTCTGGAGAAACCCATATTGTCTCTACACCCGCCCTGGACTACAATCTTCAAGGGGGAGCGGGTCACCTTGCAGTGTGATGGGTACCACCCACTGCTCCTGGAGGTGCGGCCCATCAGCACCCTCTGGTATTTGGGCCACCTACTACTGCCCTCTCACAAGAAGAGCATCGAGGTGCAGACACCAGGGGTGTATCGATGCCAGACACGGGGAGCACCTGTCAGCGACCCCATCCACCTCTCTGTATCCAATG ACTGGCTGATCCTGCAAGTGCCCTATGCTGCGGTGTTCGAAGGCGAGCCACTGGTCATGCGCTGCCGCGGCTGGTACGACAAGGTCGTCTACAAGCTTCATTACTACCACGATGGTCAGGCGGTGCGCTACTTTCACTCCAGTGCCAACTACACGGTGCCGCAGGCGCGCGCCAGCGACAGCGGGCGCTACCAGTGCTCAGGTACCATGCGCATCCCGGTGGAGAGCGCACCCATGTTCTCCGCCAAGGTGGCCGTGACCGTGCAAG AGCTGTTCCCGGCGCCGGTGCTGCGGGTGCTGGGCGGGGAGGAGGCCCGCGGCGGGGTGGTGGTGCGCTGCCACACGCGCCCGCACCCGCAGAAGCGGGACACGCCGCTGCAGTTCGCCTTCTACAAGTACAGCCGCGCGGTGCGCCGCTTCGCCTGGGGCGCCGAGTACACTGTCCCGGAGCCCGAGGCCGAGGAGCTGGACTCGTACTGGTGCGAGGCGGCCACCGCCACGCGGAGCGTGCGGAAACGCAGCCCCTGGCTGCAGCTCTCCGGACGCG GTTCTGCCCTGGACTTGGCGTCCACCACCGCCCCGACCCCGCAGGCCGCAGCCTTGGCGCCGGGTAACAAGCCGCTTTCCTTCAGGAAGCCTTCGGTGTCCATATCGGCCCCGTCGGTCACCTCCGTCCCGAATACCACCTCGGCGGGTCTGCAGCTGCCCGCGGGCAGAGCCTCGACGGCTGGGCCTCCCGCCTGCGCCCCGCCGACGCCCATGGATCACTCCGCGGGAGCGCTGAAACCCGACGTAGGCCTTCTGCTCCGAGAAATGCATCTGCTCCAAGGCCTCCTGAGCCAAGTGGCCCTGGAATTAAAGGGGCCACAGGCCTTCCCAGAGCACAGGGGAACACTCGAGACCCCCACTTCCCGCTTTGCTGTGCGCCCCGGAACCCCAAGGACAGCTACTGTGGAGAGCTGA
- the FCRLA gene encoding Fc receptor-like A isoform X1 gives MRLGCVRTVGALSFSPSVLWAAPMLLVVFGLWFPAPATGVTASFSDFSSTTPSSAASFETLQCEGPVSTPDSSCHPHEHLMDAREVDFQVKGYTFSKPFHLIVSYDWLILQGPAGAIFEGDPLVLRCQAWQDWPLTQVVFYRDGSALGPPASTREFSIAFVQEADSGHYHCSAVFRSPGPGSPETASSVAIRVQELFPAPVLRATPSAGPQEGSPVTLSCQTKLPLHRSAARLLFSFYKDGRTVRSKGLSSEFQIPTASEAHSGSYWCEAATEDNQVWKQSPKLEIRVQGPSSSTAAAAPNPAPQKPAAPETTTPESPGTPPPPPTLSSGDEGFSSPLRVPDPHLYHQMGALLKQMQDVRVLLGRLVMEVRDLSAHLKLETTKGPAKYE, from the exons ATGAGGCTGGGCTGCGTCCGCACAGTTGGGGCCttgtccttttctccctctgtgctCTGGGCAGCCCCGATGCTGCTGG TTGTCTTTGGCCTCTGGTTTCCAGCACCAGCAACTGGTG TCACAGCatcattttcagatttttcttcaaCCACGCCCTCCTCAGCTGCCAGTTTTGAGACGCTGCAGTGTGAAGGACCTGTCAGCACCCCGGACAGCAGCTGCCACCCCCATGAGCACTTGATGGATGCAAGGGAAGTCGACTTCCAGGTCAAGGGCTACACTTTCAGTAAACCCTTCCATCTGATTGTGTCCTACG ACTGGCTGATCCTCCAGGGTCCAGCGGGGGCCATATTTGAAGGAGACCCGCTGGTTCTGCGCTGCCAGGCCTGGCAAGACTGGCCACTGACCCAAGTCGTCTTCTACCGGGATGGCTCAGCTCTGGGTCCCCCTGCCTCTACCAGGGAGTTCTCCATCGCCTTTGTGCAAGAAGCAGACAGCGGGCACTACCACTGCAGCGCTGTCTTCAGGAGCCCTGGTCCTGGGAGCCCAGAAACAGCATCTTCTGTGGCCATCAGAGTCCAAG AACTTTTTCCAGCTCCAGTTCTCAGAGCGACCCCCTCTGCTGGGCCCCAAGAGGGCAGCCCGGTGACCCTGAGCTGTCAGACGAAGCTGCCCCTGCACAGGTCGGCCGCCcgcctcctcttctccttctaCAAGGACGGCAGGACGGTGCGCAGCAAGGGCCTGTCCTCCGAGTTCCAGATCCCCACGGCCTCGGAGGCGCATTCTGGGTCCTACTGGTGTGAAGCAGCCACTGAGGACAACCAAGTTTGGAAACAGAGCCCCAAGCTGGAGATCCGAGTGCAGG GTCCTTCCAGCTCCACTGCAGCTGCCGCCCCGAATCCAGCTCCTCAGAAACCAGCTGCTCCGGAAACCACTACCCCAGAGTCCCCTGGGACGCCGCCTCCACCACCCACCCTTTCTTCTGGGGATGAAGGCTTCTCCTCTCCCCTGAGAGTGCCAGACCCCCATCTGTATCACCAGATGGGGGCTCTTCTCAAGCAGATGCAGGATGTGAGAGTTCTCCTTGGGCGCCTGGTGATGGAGGTGAGGGACTTGTCTGCCCACCTGAAGCTTGAGACCACAAAGGGTCCTGCTAAATACGAGTAA
- the FCRLA gene encoding Fc receptor-like A isoform X2, producing MRLGCVRTVGALSFSPSVLWAAPMLLVVFGLWFPAPATGAASFETLQCEGPVSTPDSSCHPHEHLMDAREVDFQVKGYTFSKPFHLIVSYDWLILQGPAGAIFEGDPLVLRCQAWQDWPLTQVVFYRDGSALGPPASTREFSIAFVQEADSGHYHCSAVFRSPGPGSPETASSVAIRVQELFPAPVLRATPSAGPQEGSPVTLSCQTKLPLHRSAARLLFSFYKDGRTVRSKGLSSEFQIPTASEAHSGSYWCEAATEDNQVWKQSPKLEIRVQGPSSSTAAAAPNPAPQKPAAPETTTPESPGTPPPPPTLSSGDEGFSSPLRVPDPHLYHQMGALLKQMQDVRVLLGRLVMEVRDLSAHLKLETTKGPAKYE from the exons ATGAGGCTGGGCTGCGTCCGCACAGTTGGGGCCttgtccttttctccctctgtgctCTGGGCAGCCCCGATGCTGCTGG TTGTCTTTGGCCTCTGGTTTCCAGCACCAGCAACTGGTG CTGCCAGTTTTGAGACGCTGCAGTGTGAAGGACCTGTCAGCACCCCGGACAGCAGCTGCCACCCCCATGAGCACTTGATGGATGCAAGGGAAGTCGACTTCCAGGTCAAGGGCTACACTTTCAGTAAACCCTTCCATCTGATTGTGTCCTACG ACTGGCTGATCCTCCAGGGTCCAGCGGGGGCCATATTTGAAGGAGACCCGCTGGTTCTGCGCTGCCAGGCCTGGCAAGACTGGCCACTGACCCAAGTCGTCTTCTACCGGGATGGCTCAGCTCTGGGTCCCCCTGCCTCTACCAGGGAGTTCTCCATCGCCTTTGTGCAAGAAGCAGACAGCGGGCACTACCACTGCAGCGCTGTCTTCAGGAGCCCTGGTCCTGGGAGCCCAGAAACAGCATCTTCTGTGGCCATCAGAGTCCAAG AACTTTTTCCAGCTCCAGTTCTCAGAGCGACCCCCTCTGCTGGGCCCCAAGAGGGCAGCCCGGTGACCCTGAGCTGTCAGACGAAGCTGCCCCTGCACAGGTCGGCCGCCcgcctcctcttctccttctaCAAGGACGGCAGGACGGTGCGCAGCAAGGGCCTGTCCTCCGAGTTCCAGATCCCCACGGCCTCGGAGGCGCATTCTGGGTCCTACTGGTGTGAAGCAGCCACTGAGGACAACCAAGTTTGGAAACAGAGCCCCAAGCTGGAGATCCGAGTGCAGG GTCCTTCCAGCTCCACTGCAGCTGCCGCCCCGAATCCAGCTCCTCAGAAACCAGCTGCTCCGGAAACCACTACCCCAGAGTCCCCTGGGACGCCGCCTCCACCACCCACCCTTTCTTCTGGGGATGAAGGCTTCTCCTCTCCCCTGAGAGTGCCAGACCCCCATCTGTATCACCAGATGGGGGCTCTTCTCAAGCAGATGCAGGATGTGAGAGTTCTCCTTGGGCGCCTGGTGATGGAGGTGAGGGACTTGTCTGCCCACCTGAAGCTTGAGACCACAAAGGGTCCTGCTAAATACGAGTAA